The following are encoded in a window of Kitasatospora sp. NBC_01250 genomic DNA:
- a CDS encoding universal stress protein, translated as MAETSRVVVGVSGSKRSAAVLRRAVDEATRRGAVLVPVIAWTPVGGERAHPCPSLAALWEQAARTRLDDAFADALGGYPTNLRIDPVVIRGEAGRALVRIADRPGDVLVVGTGRRGPLQRLVHGTVSRHCVARALCTVIAVPSGAVVASTARAADDAPRLIAA; from the coding sequence ATGGCCGAGACCAGCCGGGTCGTCGTCGGAGTCAGCGGATCGAAGCGGAGCGCGGCGGTCCTGCGGCGCGCGGTGGACGAGGCGACCAGGCGCGGTGCCGTCCTCGTCCCGGTGATCGCCTGGACCCCGGTCGGCGGGGAGCGGGCCCACCCCTGCCCGTCGCTGGCGGCGCTCTGGGAGCAGGCGGCCCGTACCCGACTGGACGACGCGTTCGCGGACGCCCTCGGCGGCTACCCGACGAACCTGCGGATCGACCCCGTGGTGATCCGCGGCGAGGCCGGCCGCGCCCTCGTCCGGATCGCCGACCGCCCGGGCGACGTGCTCGTGGTGGGCACCGGCCGCCGCGGCCCGCTGCAGCGGCTGGTGCACGGGACGGTCAGCCGCCACTGCGTGGCCCGGGCCCTGTGCACCGTGATCGCCGTGCCCTCCGGAGCGGTCGTCGCGAGCACGGCCCGTGCGGCGGACGACGCGCCGCGGCTGATCGCGGCGTAG
- a CDS encoding zinc-binding alcohol dehydrogenase family protein, whose translation MTASGYPHQRTTAWVVERPGPIGSAPLRRVERVLEEPGPWELLIDVGACGVCRTDLHLAEGDLAPHLPACTPGHEIVGRVLHTGSQVREFGPGDRVGAAWLAGTCGTCRYCRAGHENLCPRSRYTGWDTHGGYAGQALVDARYAYPLPDERPDEEIAPLLCAGIIGYRALERAQLPPGGRLGIYGYGASGHLTAQLALSRGASVHVLTRAAEARRLALELGAASARDAYETPPEPLDAALLFAPVGDLVPVALAALDRGGTLAVAGIHLSDIPPLDYQQHLFRERSLRSVTANTREDGRAYLAEAARHRPTVHVQRYPMSHADTALADLAAGRVTGVAVLMAR comes from the coding sequence ATGACCGCGTCCGGATATCCGCACCAGCGCACGACGGCCTGGGTGGTGGAACGCCCCGGCCCGATCGGCTCCGCCCCGCTGCGCCGGGTGGAGCGGGTGCTGGAGGAGCCCGGGCCGTGGGAGCTGCTGATCGACGTCGGCGCCTGCGGGGTCTGCCGCACGGATCTGCACCTGGCCGAGGGCGACCTCGCACCGCATCTGCCGGCCTGCACGCCCGGGCACGAGATCGTGGGCCGCGTCCTGCACACGGGCTCCCAGGTACGGGAGTTCGGGCCCGGTGACCGGGTGGGCGCGGCCTGGCTCGCGGGCACCTGCGGCACCTGCCGGTACTGCCGGGCGGGCCACGAGAACCTCTGCCCCCGCTCCCGGTACACCGGGTGGGACACCCACGGCGGTTACGCCGGACAGGCCCTGGTCGACGCCCGCTACGCCTACCCGCTCCCCGACGAGCGCCCCGACGAGGAGATCGCTCCCCTGCTGTGCGCGGGCATCATCGGCTACCGCGCCCTGGAACGCGCCCAGCTGCCGCCGGGCGGCCGGCTGGGCATCTACGGGTACGGCGCCTCCGGACACCTCACCGCCCAGCTCGCGCTCTCCCGGGGCGCGAGCGTGCACGTCCTCACCCGGGCGGCGGAGGCCAGGCGCCTGGCCCTGGAGCTGGGCGCGGCCTCCGCGCGCGACGCCTACGAGACGCCGCCCGAACCGCTGGACGCGGCCCTCCTCTTCGCCCCGGTGGGCGATCTGGTGCCGGTCGCGCTCGCCGCGCTGGACCGCGGCGGCACCCTCGCGGTGGCCGGGATCCACCTCTCCGACATCCCCCCACTCGATTACCAGCAGCACCTGTTCCGGGAGCGCTCGCTGCGCAGCGTCACCGCCAACACCCGCGAGGACGGCCGGGCCTACCTCGCAGAGGCCGCCCGGCACCGCCCCACGGTCCATGTGCAGCGCTACCCGATGAGCCACGCCGACACCGCGCTGGCCGACCTCGCGGCGGGGCGCGTCACCGGCGTCGCCGTGCTGATGGCGCGGTGA
- a CDS encoding TauD/TfdA dioxygenase family protein produces MATHIGAEISGVDLSGPLEDEVVDAIRSAVLRWKVVFFREQHLDHAGHLAFARRFGEPIVSPSRGDASPAEFPQVQTMVDRLELAGRYGQDRAQWRDRRRNSLLHDWHSDLTPWIDPPAATILRAEATPPYGGDTTWANLATAYAGLSEPLQRLAESLRAEHRRGVGYLPKPGPDSYLKDLQEQPVVSIHPLVRVHPETRERLLLVNPYYLERFVELSRAESRAVLDMFVDQATRPEYTVRFRWEPGSVAFWDNRATIHLGAQDREQLGSPRVLHRVMVAGDVPVGVDGTPSTAVAGRPLSES; encoded by the coding sequence ATGGCCACCCACATCGGAGCCGAGATCTCCGGTGTGGATCTCTCCGGCCCGCTGGAGGACGAGGTCGTCGACGCGATCCGGTCCGCGGTGCTGCGGTGGAAGGTGGTCTTCTTCCGTGAGCAGCACCTCGACCACGCCGGGCATCTCGCCTTCGCCCGCCGGTTCGGCGAACCCATCGTCTCGCCCTCGCGCGGCGACGCCTCCCCGGCGGAGTTCCCGCAGGTGCAGACGATGGTCGACCGGCTCGAACTGGCCGGACGCTACGGGCAGGACCGCGCGCAATGGCGGGACCGGCGGCGGAACTCACTGCTCCACGACTGGCACAGTGACCTGACTCCCTGGATCGATCCCCCGGCTGCCACCATCCTGCGGGCGGAGGCCACCCCGCCCTACGGTGGCGACACGACCTGGGCCAACCTGGCCACCGCCTACGCCGGCCTGTCCGAACCACTGCAGCGCCTCGCCGAGAGCCTGCGGGCCGAGCACCGGCGAGGTGTCGGGTATCTGCCGAAGCCGGGCCCCGACTCCTACCTGAAGGATCTGCAGGAGCAGCCGGTGGTCTCGATCCACCCGCTCGTGCGGGTCCATCCGGAGACCCGGGAGCGGCTGCTGCTCGTCAACCCGTACTACCTCGAGCGGTTCGTCGAGCTCTCCCGGGCCGAGAGCCGCGCCGTGCTCGACATGTTCGTGGACCAGGCCACCCGGCCCGAGTACACCGTCCGGTTCCGGTGGGAGCCCGGGAGCGTCGCGTTCTGGGACAACCGGGCCACCATCCACCTGGGCGCCCAGGACCGTGAGCAGCTCGGCTCCCCGCGCGTCCTGCACCGGGTCATGGTCGCCGGCGATGTCCCGGTCGGGGTGGACGGCACCCCGTCGACAGCGGTCGCCGGGCGGCCTCTCAGCGAGAGCTGA
- a CDS encoding helix-turn-helix domain-containing protein, with amino-acid sequence MHPDPAPTSAALARRIADRSAELGLTEARLAAKAGMSPQYLTLLIEAGTAFDPSGFLRLAAALELTYQELLEGRRDAAPGSGGPAPHPVLSRLTGTECWERLGTHGVGRVVVPAEPAPQVFPVNYTVDAHTVVYRTAPHSAPAAAPGSTLSFQVDRINDHLSQGWSVLIAGTAQPIEDAATIGRLALLPGTEPWAGGNRPLWIRITPDRISGRRVGPG; translated from the coding sequence GTGCACCCGGACCCCGCTCCCACGTCCGCCGCGCTCGCCCGTCGGATCGCCGACCGGTCCGCCGAACTCGGTCTGACCGAGGCCAGGTTGGCCGCCAAGGCCGGGATGTCCCCGCAGTACCTGACGCTGCTGATCGAGGCCGGTACCGCATTCGACCCGTCCGGGTTCCTGCGCCTTGCCGCCGCCCTCGAACTCACCTACCAGGAGCTGCTGGAGGGACGCCGGGACGCCGCTCCCGGCAGCGGTGGGCCGGCCCCGCATCCGGTGCTGTCCCGCCTGACCGGGACGGAGTGCTGGGAGCGCCTCGGCACCCACGGTGTCGGTCGCGTGGTGGTGCCGGCCGAGCCCGCGCCGCAGGTGTTCCCGGTCAACTACACCGTCGACGCGCACACGGTCGTCTACCGCACCGCACCGCACAGCGCGCCGGCCGCCGCGCCCGGCAGCACCCTCTCCTTCCAGGTCGACCGGATCAACGACCACCTGAGCCAGGGCTGGAGCGTCCTGATCGCCGGTACCGCCCAGCCCATCGAGGACGCCGCCACCATCGGGCGACTGGCCCTCCTGCCCGGGACCGAGCCCTGGGCGGGTGGCAACCGCCCGCTGTGGATCCGCATCACTCCGGACCGGATCAGCGGGCGCCGGGTGGGGCCGGGGTGA
- a CDS encoding IucA/IucC family protein has product MAEVPRSAPQQTQAHAVSDESRQAACARGLDRLVSALVREELLDLDEAEQQGLTIPVRHVTSAGRLVVDGVVALRTGADAREPITEPVRLIDVLLRRGLVPASGLEWARVRSEVAASVEGHALALDGAARQAGKARADGPWDPLRPFTALLERLPADSPLVGFEQLVVDGHPLHPAAKGRLGMSAADALRYAPESGAAFPLALVAVAREAASGADGRGGASGADGRGRTKSGDRGAGLAAAEAVLAQAFPAAVSAARAELAQAGHAPDRYVLLPVHPHQRDHALPRLHGDALTAGLVVPLSATLPACPLLSTRTLAVREPGAAAGLHIKTALEVQITNAVRGVSFQAAHNGPRLSALLADIAAQEPGLRTLTICRELAGVCFVPVEQAGADHSARRRSLGAILREDPETLLAPDEVALPVAALLARSPLTGRTVVHDVVTELAGRETSRADAVHSWLRRYLELIVPPTLTLLTQYGIALEAHAQNTLLALRGGLPSRVLVRDLGSIRILSSRLAARGHTVTLAPGSALHASGTDPLRSKLYFALFTHQLGELVPALAEAADCREQELWPVVRDVCLQAFRHLIARAPNTAEAADACADALALLEDPWPLKALLRLRLAGQVAQQPHFSGPNPLRRADGEAAAGVLAELRSREPELAIRWLTELDGARRDTAQDLLAALQREGIVDGAVGGPVSGAVGGPVSGVVNGVATGRPCDADRPEQVVDKLRTASGNWEAVREELVDSAANLALSRAMAGRRREALQATGAAGLLTSVPAGLSPSDVTLLLDGLETEGHALHPCRRTRLGFSTADVLAHTPESGATVTVELAAVHRDSVLQTPDEDGRTVGDLLAAAYPATAARAVRGLKERGHDPDAYVLVPVHPWQARNALPSVYGADLDAGRIVRLPEAALECRPTSSIRTVVTTEPGQDGKRVTLKLALDIRLTGGRRTISPATTRNSPRLGPLLQQLLAAEPRATGRVDFVPELAGVAFSPPEGASAPDARHRGLSALLRPDPAEGLRPGETMVSCVALLARSPVTGRPLLTEVVNARAIAEGIAPRAAALVFLREYSDLLCSAALPLLWRHGIAIEAHLQNTLLVLRHPRPTRLVLRDSAGLRLHLGRFRATGSDFTPYPHSLTATEDIGEVRAKLCHAVFHANLGILIDRLRLDHGLPAQALWDVVRAAVEETRADVLRSATPRLAGRVAQDTAALLGPGLPQKALLTMRLFPGRGDIYLPQPNPLHRAEPADGAVP; this is encoded by the coding sequence ATGGCTGAGGTCCCGCGCTCGGCGCCGCAGCAGACGCAGGCGCATGCCGTCTCCGACGAATCCAGGCAGGCCGCCTGTGCGCGAGGCCTCGACCGGCTGGTCTCGGCCCTGGTCCGGGAGGAGTTGCTGGACCTCGACGAGGCCGAGCAGCAGGGCTTGACCATTCCGGTGCGGCACGTCACCTCGGCCGGGCGGCTGGTGGTCGACGGTGTCGTCGCCCTGCGGACCGGCGCCGACGCGCGGGAGCCGATCACCGAACCGGTCCGCCTCATCGACGTGTTGCTCCGCCGCGGGCTGGTGCCGGCGAGCGGACTGGAGTGGGCACGGGTCCGCAGCGAGGTCGCGGCCAGCGTCGAGGGACATGCGCTCGCGCTGGACGGGGCGGCTCGGCAGGCGGGCAAGGCGCGAGCCGACGGTCCGTGGGATCCGCTGCGCCCCTTCACCGCTCTGCTGGAGCGGCTGCCCGCCGACTCGCCGCTGGTGGGGTTCGAGCAGCTGGTCGTGGACGGTCATCCCCTGCACCCGGCGGCCAAGGGACGGCTCGGGATGTCCGCCGCCGACGCGCTGCGCTACGCTCCCGAATCCGGCGCCGCCTTCCCGCTCGCCCTGGTCGCGGTGGCACGCGAGGCAGCCTCGGGGGCGGACGGCCGGGGCGGGGCCTCCGGGGCGGACGGCCGGGGCAGGACAAAGTCCGGCGACCGCGGTGCCGGCCTGGCGGCGGCCGAGGCGGTGCTGGCACAGGCCTTTCCCGCCGCGGTCTCGGCGGCCCGGGCCGAACTGGCGCAGGCCGGGCACGCCCCCGATCGGTACGTGCTCCTGCCGGTCCACCCGCACCAGCGCGACCACGCCCTCCCGCGACTGCACGGTGACGCCCTGACGGCTGGACTCGTCGTGCCGCTGTCCGCCACGCTCCCGGCGTGTCCGCTGCTGTCCACCCGCACCCTGGCCGTCCGCGAGCCGGGCGCTGCGGCCGGCCTGCACATCAAGACGGCCCTGGAGGTGCAGATCACCAACGCGGTCCGCGGTGTCTCCTTCCAGGCCGCGCACAACGGCCCGCGGCTCTCGGCGCTTCTGGCGGACATCGCCGCGCAAGAACCGGGCCTGCGGACCCTCACCATCTGCCGGGAGCTGGCCGGGGTCTGCTTCGTGCCCGTCGAGCAGGCCGGGGCCGACCACAGCGCCCGCCGCCGGTCCCTGGGAGCGATCCTGCGCGAGGACCCGGAAACCCTCCTTGCGCCGGACGAGGTGGCGTTGCCGGTCGCGGCGCTGCTCGCCCGGTCACCGCTCACCGGCCGGACGGTGGTTCACGATGTGGTCACCGAACTGGCGGGCCGGGAGACGTCCCGCGCCGACGCGGTGCACAGCTGGCTCCGCCGGTACCTGGAGCTGATCGTGCCGCCCACGCTGACCCTGCTGACCCAGTACGGGATCGCGCTGGAGGCCCATGCGCAGAACACCCTGCTCGCCCTGCGCGGCGGGCTGCCCAGCCGGGTCCTGGTCCGGGATCTCGGCAGCATCCGCATCCTGTCCTCGCGCCTGGCCGCTCGGGGGCACACGGTCACGCTGGCGCCCGGCTCAGCGCTGCACGCCTCGGGCACCGACCCGCTGCGGTCCAAGCTGTACTTCGCGCTCTTCACGCACCAACTCGGCGAGCTGGTGCCTGCCCTGGCCGAGGCAGCCGACTGCCGGGAGCAGGAGCTGTGGCCGGTCGTCCGGGATGTCTGTCTGCAGGCCTTCCGCCACCTGATCGCCCGGGCGCCCAACACGGCCGAGGCAGCGGACGCCTGTGCCGACGCCCTGGCCCTGCTCGAAGATCCCTGGCCGCTCAAGGCCCTGCTGCGGCTGCGCCTGGCCGGGCAGGTGGCGCAGCAGCCCCACTTCAGCGGCCCGAACCCGCTGCGCCGAGCAGACGGCGAGGCGGCGGCCGGTGTCCTGGCCGAACTTCGCTCCCGCGAACCGGAGTTGGCCATCCGATGGCTGACCGAACTCGACGGCGCGCGACGGGACACAGCGCAGGACCTCCTCGCGGCACTGCAACGCGAAGGAATCGTCGACGGCGCTGTCGGTGGCCCTGTCAGTGGCGCTGTCGGTGGCCCTGTCAGTGGCGTTGTGAATGGCGTCGCCACCGGCCGACCGTGCGACGCGGACCGGCCCGAGCAGGTGGTCGACAAGCTGCGGACCGCGAGCGGCAACTGGGAGGCCGTACGGGAGGAACTGGTCGACTCCGCCGCCAACCTGGCCCTGAGCCGGGCCATGGCCGGGCGCCGGAGAGAAGCACTCCAGGCCACGGGGGCTGCCGGCCTGCTCACGTCGGTTCCCGCCGGACTTTCACCCTCCGACGTCACCCTTCTGCTGGACGGCCTGGAGACCGAGGGCCACGCCCTGCACCCGTGCCGCCGCACCCGGCTCGGGTTCTCCACCGCCGACGTGCTCGCCCACACCCCGGAATCCGGCGCGACGGTGACCGTGGAACTGGCCGCCGTCCACCGCGACTCCGTTCTGCAGACACCGGACGAGGACGGGCGCACCGTGGGCGACCTGCTCGCAGCGGCCTACCCCGCCACGGCCGCCCGGGCCGTGCGCGGTCTGAAGGAACGCGGGCACGACCCGGACGCCTACGTGCTGGTCCCGGTGCACCCCTGGCAGGCACGGAACGCGCTCCCGTCCGTCTACGGCGCCGACCTCGACGCCGGTCGGATCGTGCGACTGCCCGAGGCCGCCCTGGAGTGCCGCCCGACGTCCAGCATCCGCACCGTGGTCACCACCGAGCCGGGCCAGGACGGGAAGCGAGTCACCCTCAAACTCGCCCTGGACATACGACTCACCGGGGGACGCCGAACCATCTCGCCCGCAACGACCCGCAACAGCCCACGCCTTGGCCCGCTCCTGCAGCAACTGCTGGCCGCCGAGCCCCGGGCCACCGGACGGGTGGACTTCGTCCCGGAGCTGGCCGGCGTCGCCTTCAGCCCACCGGAAGGCGCGTCGGCTCCGGACGCCCGCCACCGGGGACTGTCCGCCCTGCTGCGCCCGGACCCGGCGGAAGGGCTCCGCCCGGGCGAGACCATGGTCAGCTGCGTCGCCCTGCTGGCCCGCTCACCGGTGACCGGACGCCCCCTGCTGACCGAGGTGGTCAACGCCCGGGCCATCGCGGAGGGCATCGCACCTCGCGCCGCCGCGCTGGTCTTCCTGCGCGAGTACAGCGACCTGCTCTGCTCGGCCGCGTTGCCCCTGCTGTGGCGCCACGGGATCGCGATCGAGGCGCATCTGCAGAACACCCTGCTGGTGCTGCGCCACCCGCGTCCGACCCGGCTCGTGCTGCGCGACAGCGCCGGGCTGCGCCTGCACCTGGGCCGCTTCCGCGCGACCGGGTCCGACTTCACCCCGTATCCGCACTCGTTGACGGCCACCGAGGACATCGGGGAGGTCCGCGCCAAGCTCTGCCACGCGGTGTTCCACGCCAATCTGGGCATCCTGATCGACCGGCTGCGGCTGGACCACGGGCTGCCCGCACAGGCCCTGTGGGACGTGGTCCGGGCCGCCGTCGAGGAGACCCGCGCGGACGTGTTGCGCAGCGCGACGCCCCGGCTGGCCGGGCGAGTGGCCCAGGACACCGCGGCGCTGCTGGGCCCTGGCCTGCCGCAGAAGGCGCTGCTCACGATGCGGCTGTTTCCCGGCCGCGGCGACATCTACCTCCCCCAGCCGAACCCGCTGCACCGCGCCGAGCCGGCCGACGGCGCCGTTCCGTAG